One region of Triticum aestivum cultivar Chinese Spring chromosome 6B, IWGSC CS RefSeq v2.1, whole genome shotgun sequence genomic DNA includes:
- the LOC123136124 gene encoding zinc transporter 2 isoform X2, translated as MAMATATSSRHLLLLFLWLCAAASTAWAHGGGGDDDGDSGDADGGGEAKPDLRAPGLVATKLWCLALVFAGTLAGGVSPYFMRWNEAFLALGTQFAGGVFLGTAMMHFLSDANETFGDLVPSSEYPFAFMLACAGYVLTMLAECAISSVVARGRTAPAAAAAAPATSAGALEEGKLSSTNGNGSEQQAADAHGPPATGHSTASMLRNASTLGDSILLIAALCFHSVFEGIAIGVAETKADAWKALWTISLHKVFAAVAMGIALLRMLPNRPLLSCFAYAFAFAVSSPIGVGAGIAIDATTQGAVADWIFAVSMGLATGIFIYVSVNHLLSKGYTPQRPVKADTPLGRWLAVVLGVGVIAVVMIWDT; from the exons ATGGCCATGGCCACGGCCACCAGctcccgccacctcctcctcctgttcCTCTGGCTCTGCGCGGCCGCGAGCACGGCCTGGGCCCATGGAGGCGGCGGAGACGACGACGGGGACTCTGGAgacgcggacggcggcggcgaggcgaagccGGACCTGCGGGCGCCGGGGCTGGTGGCGACGAAGCTGTGGTGCCTGGCGCTGGTGTTCGCGGGCACGCTGGCGGGGGGCGTGTCGCCCTACTTCATGCGGTGGAACGAGGCGTTCCTGGCGCTGGGCACGCAGTTCGCCGGCGGGGTCTTCCTCGGCACCGCCATGATGCACTTCCTCAGCGACGCCAACGAGACCTTCGGCGACCTCGTCCCCTCCAGCGAGTACCCGTTCGCCTTCATGCTCGCCTGCGCCGGCTACGTGCTCACCATGCTCGCCGAGTGCGCCATCTCCTCCGTCGTCGCGCGCGGCCgcaccgcgcccgccgccgccgccgccgccccggcaacAAGCGCAG GAGCGTTGGAGGAGGGCAAGCTGAGCAGCACGAATGGCAACGGCTCCGAGCAACAAGCAGCT GACGCGCACGGGCCGCCGGCGACGGGCCACTCGACGGCGTCGATGCTGCGCAACGCCAGCACCCTCGGCGACAGCATACTGCTCATCGCCGCGCTCTGCTTCCACTCCGTCTTCGAGGGCATCGCCATCGGAGTCGCCG AGACCAAGGCGGACGCGTGGAAGGCGCTGTGGACGATCAGCCTGCACAAGGTGTTCGCGGCGGTGGCCATGGGCATCGCGCTGCTCCGGATGCTGCCCAACCGGCCGCTGCTCTCCTGCTTCGCCTACGCCTTCGCGTTCGCCGTCTCCAGCCCCATCGGCGTCGGCGCCGGcatcgccatcgacgccaccacgcaGGGCGCCGTGGCCGACTGGATCTTCGCCGTCTCCATGGGCCTCGCCACCGGCATCTTCATCTACGTCTCCGTCAACCACCTCCTCTCCAAGGGGTACACGCCCCAGAGGCCCGTCAAAGCCGACACGCCCCTCGGCCGCTGGCTCGCCGTCGTGCTCGGCGTCGGGGTCATCGCCGTCGTCATGATATGGGACACCTGA
- the LOC123136124 gene encoding zinc transporter 2 isoform X1, translated as MAMATATSSRHLLLLFLWLCAAASTAWAHGGGGDDDGDSGDADGGGEAKPDLRAPGLVATKLWCLALVFAGTLAGGVSPYFMRWNEAFLALGTQFAGGVFLGTAMMHFLSDANETFGDLVPSSEYPFAFMLACAGYVLTMLAECAISSVVARGRTAPAAAAAAPATSAGALEEGKLSSTNGNGSEQQAAEQDAHGPPATGHSTASMLRNASTLGDSILLIAALCFHSVFEGIAIGVAETKADAWKALWTISLHKVFAAVAMGIALLRMLPNRPLLSCFAYAFAFAVSSPIGVGAGIAIDATTQGAVADWIFAVSMGLATGIFIYVSVNHLLSKGYTPQRPVKADTPLGRWLAVVLGVGVIAVVMIWDT; from the exons ATGGCCATGGCCACGGCCACCAGctcccgccacctcctcctcctgttcCTCTGGCTCTGCGCGGCCGCGAGCACGGCCTGGGCCCATGGAGGCGGCGGAGACGACGACGGGGACTCTGGAgacgcggacggcggcggcgaggcgaagccGGACCTGCGGGCGCCGGGGCTGGTGGCGACGAAGCTGTGGTGCCTGGCGCTGGTGTTCGCGGGCACGCTGGCGGGGGGCGTGTCGCCCTACTTCATGCGGTGGAACGAGGCGTTCCTGGCGCTGGGCACGCAGTTCGCCGGCGGGGTCTTCCTCGGCACCGCCATGATGCACTTCCTCAGCGACGCCAACGAGACCTTCGGCGACCTCGTCCCCTCCAGCGAGTACCCGTTCGCCTTCATGCTCGCCTGCGCCGGCTACGTGCTCACCATGCTCGCCGAGTGCGCCATCTCCTCCGTCGTCGCGCGCGGCCgcaccgcgcccgccgccgccgccgccgccccggcaacAAGCGCAG GAGCGTTGGAGGAGGGCAAGCTGAGCAGCACGAATGGCAACGGCTCCGAGCAACAAGCAGCT GAGCAGGACGCGCACGGGCCGCCGGCGACGGGCCACTCGACGGCGTCGATGCTGCGCAACGCCAGCACCCTCGGCGACAGCATACTGCTCATCGCCGCGCTCTGCTTCCACTCCGTCTTCGAGGGCATCGCCATCGGAGTCGCCG AGACCAAGGCGGACGCGTGGAAGGCGCTGTGGACGATCAGCCTGCACAAGGTGTTCGCGGCGGTGGCCATGGGCATCGCGCTGCTCCGGATGCTGCCCAACCGGCCGCTGCTCTCCTGCTTCGCCTACGCCTTCGCGTTCGCCGTCTCCAGCCCCATCGGCGTCGGCGCCGGcatcgccatcgacgccaccacgcaGGGCGCCGTGGCCGACTGGATCTTCGCCGTCTCCATGGGCCTCGCCACCGGCATCTTCATCTACGTCTCCGTCAACCACCTCCTCTCCAAGGGGTACACGCCCCAGAGGCCCGTCAAAGCCGACACGCCCCTCGGCCGCTGGCTCGCCGTCGTGCTCGGCGTCGGGGTCATCGCCGTCGTCATGATATGGGACACCTGA
- the LOC123136123 gene encoding wee1-like protein kinase, whose protein sequence is MLRTKTPDPRGGSKSRRRFTPPATKAQAQMAAAAGSSPSGELSQKLEHVTLFPLFADRPFASPKPFGELLEDSRPAPAPAPAPAPSPPQQVAPMDADVPMEDRDACILSQDFFCTPDYLTPDAPQMASSFDADKENTPCPQSPEKSVARSKRYKRDSSPKGRPTDLLEVDSQEITPVRFSLSQDDPEEEKMAQPSSQKRGSYVPHSARVLRSQVTPPPCIKNPYNMDPRIDDNVFCVRKCKSSGSSPSIGADGLSRYRTDFHEIEQIGCGNFSVVFKVLRRIEGCLYAVKRSIKQLHNDMDRRQALKEVHTLVALGNHENIVGYFTSWFETEKLFIQMELCDRSLSVNGDKPLEFGDALELLYQICKGLDFIHGRGVAHLDVKPDNIYVRNGIYKLGDFGCATLIDRSLAIEEGDSRYMPPEMLNEKHEHLDKVDIFSLGAAVYELIRGTPLPVSGHQFASLREGKISLLPGHPMQFQSLIKSMMDPDPMRRPSAKEILGHPIFEKLRNASAKK, encoded by the exons ATGCTGAGGACCAAGACCCCGGACCCGCGCGGCGGGAGCAAGTCCCGCCGCCGCTTCACGCCCCCCGCGACCAAGGCGCAGGcgcagatggcggcggcggccggcagcTCGCCGTCGGGGGAGCTCTCGCAGAAGCTCGAGCACGTCACCCTCTTCCCCCTCTTCGCCGACCGCCCCTTCGCCTCGCCCAAGCCCTTTGGAGAGCTCCTCGAGGACTCCCGCCCAGCCCCGgccccggctccggctccggccccCTCTCCGCCGCAGCAGGTCGCGCCCATGGACGCGGACGTGCCCATGGAGGACAGGGACGCCTGCATCCTCAGCCAGGATTTCTTCTG TACCCCGGATTACCTCACGCCCGATGCGCCGCAGATGGCGAGCAGCTTCGACGCCGATAAG GAGAACACCCCTTGCCCCCAATCTCCAGAGAAGTCAGTCGCCCGGAGCAAGAGGTACAAGAGAG ATTCTTCCCCCAAAGGCCGACCCACGGACCTTTTGGAGGTGGATAGCCAGGAGATTACTCCGGTCCGATTTTCTCTAAGTCAAGATGATCCAGAGGAAGAAAAGATGGCACAACCTAGTTCGCAAAAGAGAGGTAGCTATGTCCCACATTCAGCAAGAGTTCTGCGCTCCCAGGTGACGCCTCCACCGTGCATCAAGAACCCATATAATATGGACCCTCGAATAGATGATAATGTTTTCTGCGTGAGGAAATGCAAATCATCAG GGTCTTCTCCCTCTATTGGCGCTGACGGTCTTTCACGTTACCGTACCGATTTCCATGAAATTGAG CAAATTGGATGTGGAAACTTCAGTGTCGTGTTTAAAGTTCTGAGGAGGATAGAGGGCTGCTTGTACGCAGTAAAACGGAGCATCAAGCAGCTGCATAATGACATGGACAG GAGGCAAGCATTGAAGGAAGTTCATACTTTGGTGGCCTTAGGTAACCATGAGAACATAGTTGGATATTTCACCTCTTGGTTCGAGACCGAAAAACTTTTTATCCAGATGGAACTATGTGACCGCTCCTTATCTGTGAATGGGGACAAGCCGTTGGagtttggggatgccctggaacTGTTGTATCAG ATCTGCAAAGGTTTGGACTTCATTCACGGGCGTGGTGTAGCACACCTTGACGTGAAACCAGATAACATATATGTCAGGAATGGTATTTATAAGCTTGGAGATTTTGGTTGTGCTACACTTATTGATCGAAGTTTGGCAATCGAAGAAGGAGATTCTCGTTATATGCCTCCAGAAATGTTGAATGAAAAGCATGAGCATCTTGACAAGGTAGACATCTTTTCTCTTGGGGCAGCTGTCTACGAGCTTATAAGAGGCACTCCGCTTCCTGTTTCTGGACACCAGTTTGCAAGTCTCAGAGAGGGCAAAATTTCATTGCTACCAGGACACCCAATGCAGTTCCAGAGTTTAATCAAG TCGATGATGGACCCTGATCCCATGAGGCGGCCGTCTGCGAAAGAGATCCTGGGACACCCCATCTTCGAGAAGCTTCGTAATGCATCGGCAAAGAAGTAG